Below is a genomic region from Actinoallomurus bryophytorum.
CCTGCGGGGGGTACGGACGGCGGATGGAGCCTGGCGCGGCCCGCTCGGGTCGCCCCTTGAGACGGTCAGAGGAGGCGAGCTGCCAGGGGACGCTCGTCACCATCACACCGGGCACGAACAGCAGGCGCGTCTTGAGACGCAACGCGCTCTGGTTGTGCAACAGGTGCTCCCACCAGTGTCCCACGACATATTCGGGCAGGAACACGGTGACCACGTCACGGGGACTGCGCCGCCGTACGCTCTTGACGTACTCCAGGATCGGCCGGGTGATCTCGCGGTACGGCGAGTCCAGGATCTTGAGCGGTACGGGCAGCTCGTGCGCGTCCCACGCCTCCTGGAGCTCCTCGGACTCCTGGGGGTCGACCGCGACGGAGACCGCCTCGATGGTCGACGGGCGGGTGGCCCGCGCGTACGAGAGCGCCCGCAGCGTCGGCTTGTGGATCTTGGAGACGAGGACGATGGCGTGGTTGCGCGGGGGCAGTGCGACGTCCTCGCCGCTGACCACGAGCTCGGTGGCGACCCGGTCGTAGTGCCGCCGGATGCCCCGCATCATCAGGAACAGCACCGCCATGGCCACGCAGGCGATCCAGGCGCCGAGCAGGAACTTGGTGATGAGGACGACGATCAGGACGATGCCGGTGACGACCCCGCCGAAGGCGTTGATCGCCCGCGAGGTCATCATCCGCCGGCGCTTCCCGCGGTCGGTCTCGGTCCGCAGCAGGCGGTTCCAGTGGCGGACCATGCCGGTCTGGCTGACGGTGAACGACACGAAGACGCCGACGATGTACAGCTGGATGAGCGCGGTCACCGAGGCGTCGTACGCGTAGATCAGCAGGCCCGCCATGGTGCCCAGGATGATGATCCCGTTGCTGAAGGCGAGCCGGTCGCCGCGGGTGTGCAGCTGCCGGGGCAGGTAGCGGTTCTGCGCGAGCACCGAGCCGAGCACGGGGAAGCCGTTGAACGCCGTGTTGGCCGCGAGAGCCAGGATCAGCGCCGTCATCACGGTGACGTAGGCGAAGCCCAGGGGGAAGTTGCTGAACACCGTGTGGGCGACCTGCGCGACGATCGGATCCTGGTCCGAGACGTCCTTGCCGGCGCTGTTGATCAGGTGGGTGCCCAGAGTCGGGTCGGCGAACTTGGCCTTGGTGATGTAGGCGAGCGCGACGATGCCGCCGAACATCGAGGCCGCCACGACTCCGAGCAGCAGGAGCGTCGTCGCGGCGTTCTTGCCCTTGGGCTTGCGGAAGGCCGGCACCCCGTTGCTGATCGCCTCGACGCCGGTCAGGGCGGCACAGCCGGAGGAGAACGCGCGCAGCAGCAGGAAGACGAGCGCGAATCCGGTCACGCCGACGTCGTGACCCTGGACGTTCAGGTCGGCGGTCTCGGCGTGCAGGTGGGCGCCGAACGAGAGCCGGGTGAACCCCCACAGCAGCATCACGAACACGCCGAACATGAACAGGTACGTCGGGATCGCGAACGCGATGCCGGACTCCCGGATCCCTCGCAGGTTCAGGATCGTCAGGATCGCGACGATCGCGATCGCCACGAGCACCTGGTGGGGCTGGATGAAGTGGATGAGGGCGCCGAGGTTCTCGACTCCGGAGGAGACCGAGACCGCCACGGTCATCACGTAGTCGACGAGCAGGGCGCTCGCGACGACGATGCCCGAGTTGCTGCCCAGGTTGGTGGTGGCCACCTCGAAGTCGCCGCCGCCACTGGTGTAGGCGCGGACGTTCTGGCGATAAGACGCCACGACCGTCAGGAGGATCACGATGACCGCGCCGGCCACCCAGGGGGTGAAGTGGTACGTCGCCAGTCCGGCCAGGCCGAGGGCGATCAGGATCTCCTGTGGTGCGTACGCGACCGACGACAGAGCGTCACTGGCGAACACCGGGAGGGCGATCGTCTTGGGGAGAGTCTGCTCGTGCTGCTGGGCACTTCGCAGGGCCCTGCCGAGCAAGAGCCTCTTGACGAGGTCGGGAGCCTTCGACACGACCGTGATGTTAGTCGCTAACCGGATCGTGAAAACCCATCACGGTATGGGGATGAAAAGAAGTGCGATCCATCGGACGGGTCAAGGAGTTCTGTCCCGCGCCCGGCCATGTGTAGGTTTCTCAGGTCAAGACGGAGCCAAGCGGACCTAAGGCGCCGGGAAGGACGACCGTGCACATCGTGATCATGGGGTGCGGGCGTGTCGGATCGACACTCGCCCACATCCTTGAGGATAAAGGCCACAGCGTGGCCATCATCGATCAGACCCCTGAGGCGTTCCGCCGGTTGCGCGGTGGTTTCAAGGGGCGGCGGATCACCGGATTCGGTTTCGACCGCGACGTGCTCGTCGAGGCCGGGATCGAGCAGGCGTCCGCGTTCGTGGCGGTGAGCAGCGGTGACAACTCCAACATCATCTCGGCTCGCGTGGCACGCGAGACGTTCGGCGTCGAGAACGTCGTGGCCCGCATCTACGACCCGCGCCGTGCCGAGGTGTACCAGCGGCTGGGGATCCCGACCGTCGCGACCGTGCGCTGGACGGCCGACCAGATGATGCGCCGGCTCCTCCCTGAGGGCCCGGCACCGCTCTGGCGCGACCCGACCGGCGAGGTCGTGCTCGCGGAGGTCCAGATGGACCCGAAGTGGGTCGGCGCGAGAGTCTCCGCCCTGGAGGAGGTCGCGCGGACCCGCGTGACCTTCCTGAACCGCATGGGCGAGGCCGTGGTCCCCGATGGCGACACCGTCATCCAGGACGGCGACGTGGTCCACGTGATGGCCGTCGCGGCCGAGATGGAGCGCATCAACGACGCCGTGTCACAGCGGCCCGACGAGGAGGCGGAGTAATGCGGGTCGCCATAGCCGGTGCGGGAGCGGTCGGCCGCTCCATCGCCCAGGAACTCCTTGAGAA
It encodes:
- a CDS encoding potassium channel family protein produces the protein MHIVIMGCGRVGSTLAHILEDKGHSVAIIDQTPEAFRRLRGGFKGRRITGFGFDRDVLVEAGIEQASAFVAVSSGDNSNIISARVARETFGVENVVARIYDPRRAEVYQRLGIPTVATVRWTADQMMRRLLPEGPAPLWRDPTGEVVLAEVQMDPKWVGARVSALEEVARTRVTFLNRMGEAVVPDGDTVIQDGDVVHVMAVAAEMERINDAVSQRPDEEAE
- a CDS encoding APC family permease — translated: MSKAPDLVKRLLLGRALRSAQQHEQTLPKTIALPVFASDALSSVAYAPQEILIALGLAGLATYHFTPWVAGAVIVILLTVVASYRQNVRAYTSGGGDFEVATTNLGSNSGIVVASALLVDYVMTVAVSVSSGVENLGALIHFIQPHQVLVAIAIVAILTILNLRGIRESGIAFAIPTYLFMFGVFVMLLWGFTRLSFGAHLHAETADLNVQGHDVGVTGFALVFLLLRAFSSGCAALTGVEAISNGVPAFRKPKGKNAATTLLLLGVVAASMFGGIVALAYITKAKFADPTLGTHLINSAGKDVSDQDPIVAQVAHTVFSNFPLGFAYVTVMTALILALAANTAFNGFPVLGSVLAQNRYLPRQLHTRGDRLAFSNGIIILGTMAGLLIYAYDASVTALIQLYIVGVFVSFTVSQTGMVRHWNRLLRTETDRGKRRRMMTSRAINAFGGVVTGIVLIVVLITKFLLGAWIACVAMAVLFLMMRGIRRHYDRVATELVVSGEDVALPPRNHAIVLVSKIHKPTLRALSYARATRPSTIEAVSVAVDPQESEELQEAWDAHELPVPLKILDSPYREITRPILEYVKSVRRRSPRDVVTVFLPEYVVGHWWEHLLHNQSALRLKTRLLFVPGVMVTSVPWQLASSDRLKGRPERAAPGSIRRPYPPQDADSKDSRAAGGIV